In Citrus sinensis cultivar Valencia sweet orange chromosome 4, DVS_A1.0, whole genome shotgun sequence, one DNA window encodes the following:
- the LOC127901874 gene encoding uncharacterized protein LOC127901874 encodes MHLLKDHLFLKCEREKLSPPIGNSGLRVTGSVTTKITLWGKLGEMFDPNLYKKYEGPCNVIVTSTTIKKFQGEVNFSTTSASKIYINLQIDYVASLIKRFSTVSNVVQVIESSNVNKITFEEEMFLNRMSIKELLEADWSSQVKEYIVIVRGKISEIDNSFGWYKIHIKVMDKTAETTFVLFNHVAEKLLDTSAHKLFNRLPLYSKDVLVEIQSLCGKYFVYKLKLNDYNLKEGLENFTVSKLFTPNEKLELEQELKKDKKEKNNTDHENVEIYERKEGHSQEMDPHDILSNNLEDSVGDFHVTNAGKNRKRKNQIIDDDEVSDGGSNQYTKHV; translated from the exons ATGCATTTGTTAAAGGACCACTTATTTTTGAAGTGTGAAAGAGAGAAGCTATCTCCCCCGATTGGGAACTCTGGCCTCCGGGTAACAGG CTCGGTAACAACAAAGATTACTTTATGGGGAAAGTTAGGGGAGATGTTTGATCCAAACTTGTACAAGAAATACGAGGGTCCTTGCAATGTGATAGTAACTTCTAcaaccattaaaaaattccaag GTGAGGTTAATTTCTCTACCACAAGTGCAAGCAAAATCTACATAAATCTTCAAATAGATTATGTagcatcattaattaaaagattttccaCCGTCTCCAACGTTGTGCAAGTTATTGAAAGTTCGAATGTGAATAAGATTACTTTTGAGGAAGAGATGTTCCTTAACAGGATGAGCATTAAAGAATTGTTGGAGGCTGATTGGAGTTCTCAAGTGAAG GAATATATTGTTATTGTGCGGGGCAAGATTAGTGAAATAGACAACTCCTTTGGATG GtacaaaatacatataaaagtCATGGATAAAACGGCAGAAACAACTTTTGTCTTATTCAACCATGTAGCTGAGAAGTTACTTGATACATCAGCCCACAAGTTGTTTAATAGACTACCTTTATATAGTAAGGATGTCCTTGTAGAAATTCAAAGCCTTTgtggaaaatattttgtttacaaactGAAATTGAATGATTACAATTTGAAAGAGGGACTTGAGAATTTTACTGTGTCAAAGCTTTTCACCCCTAATGAGAAATTGGAGCTAGAACAAGAATTGAAGAAGGACAAAAAG GAAAAAAACAATACAGATCATGAAAATGTGGAAATATATGAAAGAAAGGAAGGACATTCCCAAGAAATG gATCCTCATGATAtcttatcaaataatttggaAGATTCTGTGGGAGATTTTCATGTTACTAATGCTGGTAagaatagaaagagaaaaaaccaaattattgatgatgatgaagttAGTGATGGTGGAAGTAATCAATACACAAAACATGTTTAG